CGTTGATAGGTAGTCGTCATGGTTATGAAAAAATAATTGAGTTTTTTACCTTATACTTAATTATATTTAGATCTATTCTGAATTTATAGCGGTTTTTCCTATATTTTTATTAAGTTATCGACCAGTTTATATAAAGATATATTAAGGTACTAGGTCAGCTAAGTCATTCAAAGCCGTTCCGGTAACACGACAAATGCGCCAATCAGGTAAAACAGAAGCACCCATTTTTTCATAGAAAGCGATCGCCGAGTCATTCCAATCGAGTACGCTCCATTCCAAGCGACCTGCTTTACGTTCCCGAGCTAATTGAGCTAGATGGATTAATAATCTTTTTCCCATACCGTAACCTCGGTACTCAGGTAAAACAAATAGATCCTCTAAATAAATACCGCGGCGAGTTAAAAACGTAGAGTAATTAGTAAAAAATAAAGCAAATCCTACAATTATCTGATTTAAATCAGCAACAATTATTTCAGCACAGGGATCATCCCCAAATATATCCTTAGCTAAATTATCAGCACTTCCAGTCACTAAATTACTTAAATTTTCGTACTCTGCTAATGCTTGAATTAGAGCAAAAATAGAGCTGACATCTTCTACTTGAGCAAGACGAATTTTTAGATTACTAAACATAGCTTTTTGAATTATCAATTTTGATCCATTGACAGGAAATAAGTAGATATGATAGAACTTAGAACAAAAGCTTGAGAAACCCTCATTCTTGCCATTGTAAACAATACACAATTGTCTCAAGGGAAGAGCGTGGCAAACTATAGAAATGGAAATATCTAAAAAAAATAGTGAAAGTACTTAATTGTTTCACCATTAAACGATAATAGTAAAGATAAGTTAAGCTTTGAAGAAACTGTCCTTACACACATTATAGACACAGTCGGCTGCGATTAAATTATGATTATAGATAAAAGTAACGGTAATGTTGAAGCGTATTCAACCACGTCAATAGCACCCAATCCTACACCAGGAGAAGGGCCAGTTAACAATCACAATGTAAGTAAGACAATTTTGTCATTACCAAATAACTCAGACAATCGTAGTCTTACACAAGATAGAAATGGAATTACTCAAATTGTACCCAGCAATGTAGCTCAGATTAAAGTGATTGGCGTAGGAGGAGGAGGGTGTAATGCTGTTAATCGCATGATCGAGAGAGATGTGAGCGGTGTAGAATTTTGGGCGATAAATACCGATGCTCAAGCACTAGCTCATGCAGCTGCAACGTATCGCCTACAAGTGGGCAAAAAAATTACCCGGGGATTAGGAGCAGGGGGTAACCCAGCGATCGGTCAAAAAGCAGCAGAAGAATCTCGGGAAGAAATAGCTGGTGCTCTGGAAAACACCGACATGGTGTTTATTACAGCCGGTATGGGAGGAGGAACGGGCACAGGAGCGGCCCCTATAGTAGCAGAAGTAGCCAAAGAAATGGGCTGCTTAACTGTGGGAGTAGTTACTCGTCCTTTTACCTTTGAAGGTCGTCGTCGCACCAATCAAGCAGAAGAAGGAATCAACGCGCTGCAAACCCGAGTAGACACTTTGATTGTTATTCCCAATAATCAATTGCTCTCAGTGATTAATCCCGATACCCCCATGCAAGAAGCCTTTCGGACAGCAGACGATATTCTGCGCCAAGGTGTCCAGGGTATATCAGATATAATTACTATACCCGGTTTAGTTAACGTAGACTTCGCCGACGTCAGAGCGATTATGGCAGATGCGGGATCAGCTATGATGGGTATAGGCATAGGGACGGGTAAATCCAGAGCCAAAGAAGGAGCAATAGCGGCCATTTCTTCACCCCTATTGGAGTCTTCCATCGAAGGAGCCAAAGGAGTAGTGTTAAATATCACTGGTGGTAAAGATTTAACTCTACACGAGGTGAACGCAGCCGCAGAGATAATTTACGAAATCGTTGATCCCAATGCCAATATTATTTTTGGAGCCGTGATTGATCCAGAAATGCAAGGTGAAATTAGAGTAACGGTAATTGCGACGGGCTTTACCGGGGATACAAGAGCAACAAATATCGCTACAGGCAGTAAAGCACCAGTAACACCAAGCAAAAACCCCCAATCTCGACCCCCCAGCAGACCAGAATCTTCCTCGGGTTTAGATATACCTGAATTTTTGCAGAAACGTCGTTTTCCTAACCCTGACAGATAATGAATGACTATCCAGTGGCTCTGACGATCGCCGGATCAGATAGTGGAGGTGGAGCGGGAATTCAAGCAGATCTGCGCACCTTCGCTTTTCATCGCGTCCACGGCGCCAGCGCCATAACCTGTATAACAGCTCAAAACACCCTAGGTGTAACTGCAGTAGAAGGGGTTAGACCTAGTTTAGTAGGGTTGCAAATT
The Gloeocapsa sp. PCC 73106 DNA segment above includes these coding regions:
- the ftsZ gene encoding cell division protein FtsZ → MIIDKSNGNVEAYSTTSIAPNPTPGEGPVNNHNVSKTILSLPNNSDNRSLTQDRNGITQIVPSNVAQIKVIGVGGGGCNAVNRMIERDVSGVEFWAINTDAQALAHAAATYRLQVGKKITRGLGAGGNPAIGQKAAEESREEIAGALENTDMVFITAGMGGGTGTGAAPIVAEVAKEMGCLTVGVVTRPFTFEGRRRTNQAEEGINALQTRVDTLIVIPNNQLLSVINPDTPMQEAFRTADDILRQGVQGISDIITIPGLVNVDFADVRAIMADAGSAMMGIGIGTGKSRAKEGAIAAISSPLLESSIEGAKGVVLNITGGKDLTLHEVNAAAEIIYEIVDPNANIIFGAVIDPEMQGEIRVTVIATGFTGDTRATNIATGSKAPVTPSKNPQSRPPSRPESSSGLDIPEFLQKRRFPNPDR
- a CDS encoding GNAT family N-acetyltransferase, coding for MFSNLKIRLAQVEDVSSIFALIQALAEYENLSNLVTGSADNLAKDIFGDDPCAEIIVADLNQIIVGFALFFTNYSTFLTRRGIYLEDLFVLPEYRGYGMGKRLLIHLAQLARERKAGRLEWSVLDWNDSAIAFYEKMGASVLPDWRICRVTGTALNDLADLVP